From one Thunnus maccoyii chromosome 6, fThuMac1.1, whole genome shotgun sequence genomic stretch:
- the gap43 gene encoding neuromodulin: MLATSEPLPWLTVNTPLSFGYQVEKNEEADQKIEQDGTTNKPEDKAHKAATKIQASFRGHITRKKMKDGEEEKEGDSPAAAEEATEGGEEAKKAEGEEAPAKEEEAAEEEAKKEEETSQAKSPVADKPDNSPAAATASPAGAATSPVAAAPTAASPTAATAPSEPQKEEPKAEEKAEEKPKEEEAPVVAAKSPTTATAEEKKEEEKSEEKNEEARQADVPAAVSPTAEKEEPNQTKDKQDAAEESKAEEATPEDAAAEATESKDD, from the exons ATGCTGGCTACCAGTGAACCTTTACCATGGCTTACAGTTAACACACCACTTTCTTTTGGCTACCAGGTGGAGAAGAATGAGGAGGCGGATCAGAAGATTGAACAAGATGGAACCACCAACAAACCTGAGGACAAGGCCCACAAGGCTGCCACCAAAATACAGGCCAGCTTCCGTGGACACATAACTCGGAAAAAGATGAAAgacggagaggaagagaaggagggagacagccctgctgctgcagaagaggcaacagagggaggagaggaagcaaAGAAAGCGGAGGGAGAGGAGGCACCTGCAAAGGAGGAGGAAGCTGCAGAAGAGGAGGctaagaaggaggaggaaacgAGCCAAGCCAAAAGCCCAGTGGCAGACAAGCCAGATAACTCTCCGGCAGCTGCCACTGCCTCTCCTGCAGGCGCAGCAACGTCTCCTGTAGCAGCAGCACCCACTGCTGCCTCTCCTACGGCCGCCACAGCGCCCTCTGAGCCCCAGAAAGAGGAGCCAAAGGCAGAGGAGAAAGCTGAGGAGAAGCCCAAAGAGGAGGAGGCCCCAGTGGTGGCAGCCAAGAGTCCCACCACAGCCACagctgaggagaagaaggaggaggagaagagtgaagagaaaaatgagGAGGCCAGACAAGCCGATGTGCCTGCTGCTGTCAGCCCGACAGCTGAGAAGGAGGAGCCTAACCAAACAAAAGATAAACAAG ATGCTGCAGAGGAGTCTAAAGCAGAGGAGGCCACCCCGGAAGATGCAGCGGCGGAGGCCACCGAGTCCAAGGACGACTAA